The genome window TCCCGGCGCAGCAGATCGGCGGTCGACTCGTAGAAGACCTCCTCGTCATCCGCAATCAGAATGCAGGGTGCATCAGCCACTCTCCGCCTCCTTCAGCGGCCCGCGTCGGGGCAGTGACAGATAAAACGTCGTTCCCGCGCCGATTCGGCTCTCGAACCGTATCGTCCCACCCATCGCCTCCATCAGACCGCGCGACACCGATAGGCCGAGTCCCAAACCGCCGGACGGAGCGCCTTCCCCCTTTGTCGTAAAGAAGGGCTCAAAGACCCGTTCCCGCAAGTCTTCGGGAATGCCGGACCCCTGATCGGCCACGGTCACGGTCGCGACGTCGGGCCCGAACGTTGCCCCGATATGGACAACGCCACCCGGCGGTGAGGCCTCCACCGCATTGAGGATGATGTTAAACAGCACCTGTGAGAGGTACCCCGGTGGTAGGATGATCACCTCATCTGGCATCGGACCAACACGGATGCCGATCCGGCGGGGTTGGCAACGGGGTTCCAGCAAGGTGATCACGTCTCCGAGAAGAGATCCGAGCCGGATTTCTTGCGCCGTGCCCTGGTCCGGTCTGTAGATGTCGAACATCTGACGCACGATGCCGGCGATGCGGCCGATCTCGCGTTCGATCAGGGCGACGTAGGAGTGGTAGGGATGCTCGGGGGTGACGGCATCCTTGATCAGCCGGAAGGAGTTCTTGATCCCGGCGAGGGGATTGTTGATTTCGTGCGCGATGCGTGCCGCCATCCGTCCGATGGCGGCGGTGCTCTCGCTGGCGGCGCGTTGCCGTTCCAACTCGCGAATCTGGGCCGTGCGCTCCTGAATTAGCTGCTCCAAGTCGGCACTGTGGCGGCGCAGGGTATCCTCGGTGCGCTTGCGTTCGGCGACATCATAGATGATGGAGAGAAGACCGGTCTTGCCGCGGTAGTGTATGCGCTGGGTCCGGATTTCGATCGGGTGCAGCGTTCCATCTCTGGCGATCGCGCGATACTCAGACGGATGGGACGGGGCGCCATCCAGGATTTCCTGCATCCGCTGGGCGGCACGAGGCGCGTCTTCCGGGCATATGAACTCCATCGGGGAATGTCCACGCAGCTCGTCGAGCGTGTACCCGCTCATGCGGCGGAACGCCTGATTTGTATAGTCAAGTCGGCCATCCACGATCAGCAGCACCGGTCCGGGAATCTCCTCAATCAGAGTGCGGTACGCCTCCTCACTGGCGCGCAGCTCCTCCTCGGCGCGCCGGCGCTCATCGACGTCGCGGATGATCGATAGCAGGCCTGTGCGACCACGGAGATGGACACGTTGACTGCGAACATCGACATGTATCGTCGTACCATCTTTGCGGAGGAGTCGATACTCTGCAGCGCTGGGGTCGCCGGTTTCCAGGATTTTCGCCGCGCGCTCGCGTGCCCGGGCCAAGTCTTCCGGCGCGACGAAGTCGAACAGCGATCGTCCGCGCACCTCGGGCAGGGCGTACCCGCCAAATCCGGACAGTCGCGCGTTGGCGTATTCAACCAGGCCGTCGACACTCAGCACGACAAGATCGGGATGCTCTTCGATCAGCGTGCGGTAGGCGGCCTCGCTTTCCCGCAACTGTTCTTCCGTACGCCGCCGTTCTTCGACGTCGCGAATGACCGCCACCAAGGCGACGGCGCCATGAAAGCGGATGCGCTGAGAATACACCTCCACCGTGCGGATCGTACCGTCCCGTCGCAGCATGCGGTACTCACCCGCAGTCGGCGGTGCGCCGGCGAGCACTTCACGAATACGCGCCATGGCGCGGGTACGGTCATCGGCGATCAACAAGTCCGTGGGAGATCGCCCGCGAATTTCGTCGAGCGTGTAACCGCTGAGCGGCTCCAGTCGTGCATTGGCGAATCGGATTCCCCCATCCACGACGAGCGCCATCAAGTCCGGACTCTGCTCGAAGAGGAGGCGATAGGACTCCTCGCTCTGACGCAGTTCCTCTTCGGCCAGTTTACGGGCCGTGATGTCGCGTTCCACCGACTGGAGTTCCTTCAGCTCCGTTACGTCCAGACTGACACCCAGTAGTAGTCCTGAACTGCCGGTGCCATCCCGCCTCGCGGCGCGCGTTATGAACCAGCGGCTCGCGCCGTCGTGTGTCCGCATGCGATGCTCTATCGCGCGGCCCATCTCAGAGGCGGAGCGGTCGTGCAGCCAATCCTGGAATCGTCCGAAGTCATCCGGGTGCAATCGATCCCACCAGAGCATGGGGTGTGATTGCCAGAT of Candidatus Zixiibacteriota bacterium contains these proteins:
- a CDS encoding PAS domain S-box protein, which codes for MLWWDRLHPDDFGRFQDWLHDRSASEMGRAIEHRMRTHDGASRWFITRAARRDGTGSSGLLLGVSLDVTELKELQSVERDITARKLAEEELRQSEESYRLLFEQSPDLMALVVDGGIRFANARLEPLSGYTLDEIRGRSPTDLLIADDRTRAMARIREVLAGAPPTAGEYRMLRRDGTIRTVEVYSQRIRFHGAVALVAVIRDVEERRRTEEQLRESEAAYRTLIEEHPDLVVLSVDGLVEYANARLSGFGGYALPEVRGRSLFDFVAPEDLARARERAAKILETGDPSAAEYRLLRKDGTTIHVDVRSQRVHLRGRTGLLSIIRDVDERRRAEEELRASEEAYRTLIEEIPGPVLLIVDGRLDYTNQAFRRMSGYTLDELRGHSPMEFICPEDAPRAAQRMQEILDGAPSHPSEYRAIARDGTLHPIEIRTQRIHYRGKTGLLSIIYDVAERKRTEDTLRRHSADLEQLIQERTAQIRELERQRAASESTAAIGRMAARIAHEINNPLAGIKNSFRLIKDAVTPEHPYHSYVALIEREIGRIAGIVRQMFDIYRPDQGTAQEIRLGSLLGDVITLLEPRCQPRRIGIRVGPMPDEVIILPPGYLSQVLFNIILNAVEASPPGGVVHIGATFGPDVATVTVADQGSGIPEDLRERVFEPFFTTKGEGAPSGGLGLGLSVSRGLMEAMGGTIRFESRIGAGTTFYLSLPRRGPLKEAESG